One region of Paenibacillus polymyxa M1 genomic DNA includes:
- a CDS encoding copper amine oxidase N-terminal domain-containing protein: protein MKLDRTGFQRLFVALLMLPLLLTTIHQGDAEAAKQESTAPQATQLTDIVIAGQPLNNKIKPLLIDGKLMVPLKPYAEAVGASYHWDAKQKQITLQKWAEPLILKEQLRKNQQQLTFKVVGKDVYVPLRDVSLELGYTLEKTNTQIQIEPPIHGKLKEQLYEGIS from the coding sequence ATGAAGCTAGATCGAACAGGATTTCAGCGATTGTTTGTCGCCTTGCTGATGCTACCATTACTCTTGACAACAATACACCAAGGAGACGCTGAAGCGGCTAAACAGGAAAGCACAGCACCTCAAGCAACACAGCTAACCGATATTGTTATAGCCGGTCAGCCCTTAAACAACAAAATCAAACCGCTATTGATCGACGGTAAGCTGATGGTACCTCTCAAACCATACGCTGAAGCTGTGGGTGCAAGCTACCATTGGGACGCTAAACAAAAGCAGATTACGCTGCAAAAGTGGGCAGAACCCTTAATTCTTAAAGAGCAATTACGTAAGAACCAGCAGCAGCTGACCTTTAAGGTTGTAGGTAAAGATGTATATGTACCTCTTAGAGATGTGTCGCTTGAATTAGGTTATACGTTGGAGAAGACAAACACACAGATTCAGATCGAGCCACCGATTCACGGTAAACTAAAAGAACAATTGTATGAGGGGATCTCGTAG
- a CDS encoding phosphodiester glycosidase family protein — protein sequence MKPEVLPQRAAARRQKNKKKKRKGKFGRFMLRLFIVFLLAGIGGGAWLFLTPSGKDMRYLAADTLITTQHRHWAKYFIGEAEAKQRVAEYSARFEEMGEEKDRHTINLPDLIPTKVQQTPLVEVEEVSGRNYHGYVMTVHDPTKIRLGVPAKVGRGEHVSSMVERLGAVAGVNGGGFADPNWNGNGFKPIGVVISQGQIYYNDMGKNASVQIVGIDKQGKMIAGHYSLSELSKMNVQEAVTFQPRLIVNGKGLIRNASEGWGIAPRTAMGQRADGAIIFVTVDGRQPGYSIGANLYDMQNILLKHGAVIGANLDGGSSTVLVKDNTIVNKPSSEYGERYLPTAFLVFEHPETVSIPNIWAGMRPGDIDAAKKR from the coding sequence ATGAAACCGGAAGTCTTGCCACAGCGTGCAGCAGCTCGCAGGCAGAAAAATAAGAAAAAGAAACGGAAAGGAAAATTTGGTCGCTTTATGCTGCGACTTTTTATTGTATTCCTGTTAGCGGGAATTGGAGGTGGTGCATGGTTGTTTTTAACCCCTTCTGGCAAGGACATGCGCTATTTGGCTGCAGACACGCTGATTACGACTCAGCATCGTCACTGGGCGAAATATTTTATCGGCGAAGCAGAGGCGAAGCAACGAGTGGCTGAATATTCGGCCCGGTTCGAAGAGATGGGTGAAGAGAAGGATAGACATACAATCAACTTGCCTGATCTGATACCTACTAAAGTACAACAAACGCCATTGGTTGAAGTGGAAGAGGTGTCAGGTCGTAACTATCATGGCTATGTTATGACGGTGCATGACCCCACTAAAATTAGGCTCGGGGTTCCTGCTAAAGTCGGCCGGGGAGAACATGTATCTAGCATGGTCGAGCGTTTGGGGGCTGTTGCTGGGGTGAATGGCGGTGGATTCGCTGATCCCAACTGGAACGGGAATGGCTTTAAACCGATTGGTGTTGTCATTTCTCAGGGTCAGATATACTACAACGATATGGGTAAAAATGCCTCTGTTCAAATCGTAGGTATTGATAAACAGGGAAAAATGATAGCCGGCCACTATTCGTTGTCCGAGTTGTCCAAAATGAATGTGCAAGAAGCGGTTACCTTTCAGCCACGCCTAATCGTGAATGGAAAAGGTCTGATTCGCAATGCAAGCGAGGGATGGGGAATTGCTCCCCGAACTGCAATGGGGCAGAGAGCAGACGGGGCAATTATTTTTGTAACCGTCGACGGTCGCCAGCCTGGGTACAGCATCGGTGCCAACTTGTATGATATGCAAAATATTTTACTTAAACATGGAGCGGTTATCGGTGCTAATCTGGATGGAGGTTCGTCAACCGTGCTCGTCAAGGACAACACCATTGTCAACAAGCCTTCCTCTGAATACGGTGAACGGTATTTGCCGACTGCGTTTCTCGTATTTGAGCATCCAGAGACCGTCAGTATCCCGAACATATGGGCAGGGATGAGACCTGGAGACATTGATGCAGCCAAAAAGAGATAG
- a CDS encoding potassium/proton antiporter, whose amino-acid sequence MEQTTVINLIVLLLSGLLLVGVLTTKFSSRFGMPALVLFIAVGMVLSQFIYFDNAFITQLVGILALIVILFEGGMQTKFADVKPVIRPALSLSTLGVIITTVVIGVCAKFILGVSWMESMLFGAIVGSTDAAAVFSVLGGKNIKKRITSTLEAESGSNDPMAVFLTVTLIELIHHPEQSIWIHILLFLWEMGFGLAVGFVLGRLGVYAINKMNFDSSGLYPVMALAFAVLTYAAASLLEASGLLAVYVMAIVLGNSDLTYKRSIIHFNNGFAWMVQIMMFVLLGLLVFPDQLLGIAWQSLALSFILMLVARPIGVFLSLLFSRYSVREKTLLSWAGLRGAVPIVLATYPLLDEMDVGPLFFNVVFFVVLTSAIIQGTTISWLAVKLGLMDPNETSSPSLLELVSLGKTTSEINHIQVQKGMSIAGKAIQDIQLPEDILFTAIIRDEQIIAPRGTTVIEPGDTLYVLSPKLKRQQMKELFMLLEPEAAP is encoded by the coding sequence ATGGAACAGACAACCGTGATTAATTTGATTGTGCTTTTGCTGTCCGGCTTGCTGCTGGTCGGTGTGCTGACTACCAAATTTTCCAGCCGTTTCGGTATGCCTGCGCTTGTTTTGTTTATTGCCGTAGGCATGGTGCTCAGTCAGTTTATTTATTTTGATAATGCCTTTATCACACAGCTGGTGGGCATTCTTGCGCTCATTGTAATCTTGTTTGAAGGCGGGATGCAGACAAAGTTTGCAGATGTTAAGCCAGTAATTCGACCTGCGTTGTCATTATCAACGTTAGGAGTCATCATTACGACTGTAGTCATTGGCGTCTGCGCCAAGTTTATTTTAGGCGTGAGCTGGATGGAATCCATGCTGTTTGGCGCTATTGTTGGTTCGACGGATGCGGCAGCAGTGTTTTCCGTTTTAGGAGGTAAAAACATCAAAAAGCGAATTACCTCGACGCTTGAAGCGGAATCCGGCAGCAATGACCCGATGGCTGTATTTCTCACAGTAACATTGATTGAGCTGATACATCACCCTGAACAATCCATTTGGATACATATCTTGTTGTTTTTATGGGAAATGGGTTTTGGTTTAGCCGTTGGTTTTGTACTCGGACGCTTAGGTGTATATGCGATTAATAAAATGAATTTTGATTCATCCGGTTTGTATCCTGTGATGGCATTGGCATTTGCGGTATTGACGTATGCGGCGGCATCGTTACTGGAGGCGAGCGGATTGCTGGCGGTTTATGTCATGGCCATTGTATTGGGAAATTCCGACTTAACCTACAAGCGATCCATTATTCATTTTAACAATGGCTTCGCCTGGATGGTGCAGATTATGATGTTTGTCCTGCTCGGCTTGTTGGTCTTTCCCGATCAATTGCTGGGTATCGCGTGGCAAAGCTTGGCGCTTTCCTTCATCCTCATGCTCGTGGCTCGTCCAATAGGCGTGTTCCTAAGCTTGCTTTTTTCCAGGTACTCTGTACGCGAGAAGACACTGTTATCCTGGGCAGGATTGCGGGGGGCGGTACCCATTGTACTAGCAACTTATCCATTACTGGATGAAATGGATGTAGGACCTTTATTTTTTAATGTTGTATTTTTCGTCGTGCTCACTTCTGCGATTATCCAAGGTACTACAATCTCGTGGCTAGCGGTGAAGCTTGGCTTGATGGACCCTAACGAGACATCGTCTCCTTCACTGCTGGAATTAGTTTCTCTGGGAAAAACCACTTCGGAAATCAACCACATTCAGGTACAAAAGGGGATGTCGATAGCGGGCAAGGCGATTCAGGATATACAGCTGCCTGAAGATATCTTATTTACAGCCATTATTCGGGACGAGCAAATTATTGCCCCGAGAGGCACGACCGTGATTGAACCGGGCGATACTTTGTATGTGCTTAGTCCCAAACTCAAGCGACAGCAGATGAAAGAGCTGTTCATGCTGCTCGAACCGGAGGCTGCTCCGTAA
- the fumC gene encoding class II fumarate hydratase, whose protein sequence is MKYRIEKDTLGEIKVPADRLWGAQTQRSKENFPIGSEKMPLEVIQAFAVLKKSAAISNYKLGKLSQEKQDAIIYAADEILAGRVDDHFPLVVWQTGSGTQSNMNVNEVIAHLGSQWLQEQGKDAKLHPNDDVNMSQSSNDTFPTALHVAGVIAVEDRLLPAIDKLKETFQQKSEQFKDIIKIGRTHLQDATPLTLGQEISGWYAMLDKSKRMIVDTVQYMKELAIGGTAVGTGINAHPEFGSRTSAEISGFTGKTFTSAPNKFHALTSHDEVVAVHGAIKALAADLMKIANDVRWLASGPRSGLGEITIPANEPGSSIMPGKVNPTQSEALTMVVTQVMGNDAAIGFAASQGNFELNVFKPVIIYNFLQSVHLLADSIIAFNDNCAVGIEPDLAKIEHNLNNSLMLVTALNPHIGYENAAKIAKLAHAEGLSLKEAALRSGLLTEEQFDQYVVPAHMIHPKA, encoded by the coding sequence TTGAAATACCGCATTGAAAAGGATACGTTGGGCGAAATCAAAGTACCGGCAGACCGTTTGTGGGGAGCGCAAACACAGCGCAGTAAGGAAAATTTCCCGATTGGTTCGGAGAAAATGCCATTAGAGGTCATTCAGGCGTTCGCGGTGCTCAAAAAGAGTGCGGCGATCAGCAATTATAAGTTGGGTAAGCTATCTCAGGAAAAGCAGGACGCCATTATTTATGCAGCGGACGAAATTTTAGCTGGACGAGTCGATGACCATTTCCCGTTGGTTGTATGGCAGACAGGGAGCGGAACGCAGTCCAATATGAATGTCAATGAAGTGATTGCTCATCTGGGAAGCCAATGGCTTCAAGAACAGGGAAAAGATGCGAAGCTGCATCCGAATGACGATGTGAATATGTCACAAAGCTCAAATGATACGTTTCCTACAGCCCTTCATGTAGCAGGTGTTATTGCCGTCGAGGACCGTTTGTTGCCTGCCATTGATAAGCTGAAAGAGACTTTTCAACAGAAGTCAGAACAATTCAAGGATATCATCAAAATTGGCCGAACCCATTTACAGGATGCGACACCACTAACACTGGGTCAGGAAATCAGCGGCTGGTATGCCATGCTGGATAAAAGCAAACGAATGATCGTCGATACGGTTCAATATATGAAGGAGCTGGCGATTGGCGGAACAGCAGTGGGTACAGGAATTAATGCTCATCCAGAGTTTGGTTCCCGAACCTCTGCGGAAATATCCGGCTTCACTGGTAAAACGTTCACTTCTGCACCTAATAAATTTCATGCACTGACCAGTCACGATGAAGTGGTGGCTGTACATGGAGCAATCAAAGCGTTAGCTGCAGATTTGATGAAAATCGCCAATGATGTTCGCTGGTTGGCTAGTGGTCCACGGAGCGGCTTGGGCGAAATCACGATTCCTGCTAACGAGCCAGGTAGCTCCATTATGCCTGGTAAGGTAAATCCGACCCAGAGTGAAGCACTAACGATGGTCGTTACGCAAGTCATGGGTAATGATGCAGCCATCGGCTTTGCAGCAAGTCAAGGAAATTTCGAACTGAATGTGTTTAAGCCAGTAATCATATACAATTTTTTGCAATCAGTTCATCTGCTGGCTGATTCCATCATTGCTTTTAATGACAACTGTGCCGTCGGCATCGAGCCTGATCTCGCTAAGATTGAGCACAATTTGAATAATTCACTGATGTTGGTGACAGCATTGAATCCACATATCGGCTATGAAAATGCCGCTAAAATCGCCAAACTTGCACATGCGGAAGGACTGTCTCTAAAGGAAGCGGCACTCCGTAGCGGACTGCTGACTGAAGAGCAGTTTGACCAATATGTTGTACCAGCGCATATGATTCATCCTAAAGCCTAA
- a CDS encoding 2-isopropylmalate synthase, with protein MRKIWVLDTTLRDGEQSPGVSLTSTEKVEIALQLQKLGVDRIETGFPATSPGEIVSMQKIAKQVTQATLVGFARSKEQDIDAVREALRGAEDACLHLFLATSPIHRQHKLRMDKAKVLETAAAAIRYGRKYFSKIEFSAEDASRTELDFICEVVDMAIRAGATVVNLPDTVGYASPDQFGEMFRIVKQQVPGIEKIQLSTHCHDDLGMATANTLAAIRNGVDQFEGTINGIGERAGNTPIEEVALALDTRTDLYGAQTSLILKELYATSRLVSKRTGMSVPGNKAIVGANAFAHESGIHQDGMLKERTTYEIVSPERIGLKTSKLVLGKHSGRHAFKEKLADMGFDVLTEEQLQDAFRKFKALADKKKQVLDEDLLVLMDESRNASPQIYTLSSIQVSYGNQSVPVASIRLNKQDGTSIDEVAMGNGSVDAIFNAIDKASGEVVELEDYSIQSVTYGKDALGEVHAILRQGEYTALGRGTSTDILEASAKAYIDALNKLLGRKEVHAKSNITIS; from the coding sequence ATGCGAAAAATATGGGTGTTGGACACAACGTTAAGAGATGGAGAACAATCACCAGGAGTTAGCTTAACCAGCACAGAAAAGGTGGAAATAGCTCTTCAGCTTCAAAAATTAGGCGTAGATCGGATTGAGACTGGCTTTCCGGCAACCTCACCTGGTGAGATCGTCAGCATGCAGAAAATTGCCAAACAGGTCACCCAAGCAACACTGGTTGGTTTTGCACGCTCGAAAGAGCAGGATATAGATGCGGTCAGAGAAGCTCTACGGGGCGCGGAGGACGCTTGTCTTCACTTGTTCCTAGCTACCTCACCTATTCATCGCCAGCATAAGCTGCGAATGGATAAAGCGAAGGTATTAGAGACCGCTGCCGCTGCCATTCGTTATGGACGCAAGTATTTTAGCAAGATAGAATTTTCGGCAGAGGATGCCAGTCGTACCGAGTTGGACTTTATTTGTGAAGTTGTAGATATGGCAATTCGCGCTGGGGCGACCGTCGTCAATTTGCCGGATACGGTGGGATATGCCTCGCCAGATCAATTTGGAGAAATGTTTAGAATCGTAAAACAACAAGTACCAGGTATCGAAAAAATACAGCTTAGCACACACTGTCATGATGATCTTGGCATGGCAACAGCCAATACGCTGGCAGCTATCCGTAACGGTGTAGATCAATTTGAAGGTACCATTAATGGCATCGGTGAGCGAGCCGGAAATACACCTATCGAGGAGGTCGCACTGGCCCTTGATACGAGAACCGATCTCTATGGTGCACAAACGAGTCTGATTTTGAAGGAGCTGTATGCCACCAGTCGACTGGTAAGCAAACGTACGGGGATGTCGGTACCAGGAAACAAGGCTATTGTGGGGGCCAATGCATTTGCACATGAGTCCGGTATCCACCAGGACGGAATGCTGAAGGAGCGTACAACGTATGAGATCGTGTCCCCTGAGCGCATTGGTCTGAAGACGAGTAAACTTGTATTAGGCAAGCATTCGGGACGTCATGCGTTTAAGGAAAAGCTGGCGGACATGGGCTTTGATGTTTTGACAGAGGAACAGCTTCAGGATGCGTTCCGCAAATTCAAAGCCTTGGCGGATAAGAAAAAACAGGTGCTGGATGAAGATTTACTCGTCTTGATGGATGAAAGCCGCAATGCCTCGCCTCAAATTTACACGCTAAGTTCCATTCAGGTTTCCTATGGTAATCAGTCGGTCCCAGTCGCCTCCATACGGCTGAATAAGCAAGATGGTACATCGATTGATGAAGTAGCGATGGGTAATGGTTCTGTAGATGCGATTTTCAATGCGATAGACAAGGCCAGTGGGGAAGTGGTGGAATTGGAGGATTACTCCATCCAGTCTGTAACGTACGGCAAAGATGCGTTGGGGGAAGTCCACGCTATTTTGAGGCAAGGTGAATACACAGCACTGGGAAGAGGTACAAGTACAGATATTTTGGAAGCTAGCGCTAAAGCTTATATTGACGCGTTAAACAAGCTACTGGGCAGAAAAGAAGTTCATGCCAAAAGCAACATCACGATTAGCTGA
- a CDS encoding FadR/GntR family transcriptional regulator, translated as MNYEMVPFQAVKRKQIADEVAEQLQRKIAAGEWNVGTRIPTEPELMKLFGVGRSTVREAVSVLVHAGLLEKKQGHGTFVCQPTTSQEPLDYRLSRAEIIEVYEVRSVLELEIARLAALRRNDQDLRLMREALDRRAATLAAGDMNGYLDADITFHLAVAAATGNKVLTDVYRSFVEAIRKALSNLITDPAMQNHFTLQHEKIYEAILEQDGKAAELYSIQHLDGTKLELQKHMGSS; from the coding sequence ATGAATTATGAAATGGTGCCTTTTCAAGCCGTCAAACGCAAGCAAATTGCCGATGAAGTGGCTGAGCAGCTACAACGAAAAATTGCTGCTGGTGAATGGAATGTGGGCACTAGGATTCCAACGGAACCCGAGCTTATGAAGCTATTTGGAGTCGGGCGATCTACAGTTCGTGAGGCGGTTAGCGTACTGGTGCATGCCGGTCTATTAGAGAAAAAGCAAGGACACGGAACCTTTGTCTGCCAACCAACGACTTCTCAAGAACCATTGGATTACCGACTAAGTCGCGCTGAAATTATTGAAGTTTATGAAGTGCGGAGCGTGCTGGAACTGGAGATTGCCAGATTAGCTGCGTTACGTCGTAATGACCAAGATTTACGCTTGATGCGGGAGGCGCTGGACCGTCGAGCTGCGACATTGGCCGCTGGAGATATGAATGGGTACTTGGATGCGGATATCACTTTTCACTTGGCTGTTGCAGCAGCTACAGGCAATAAGGTGCTTACGGACGTCTACCGCAGCTTTGTAGAGGCTATTCGCAAGGCGCTGAGCAATCTGATTACCGATCCAGCAATGCAAAATCATTTTACACTTCAACATGAAAAAATTTATGAAGCGATCTTGGAGCAGGATGGCAAAGCTGCAGAACTGTATAGTATTCAGCATTTGGACGGCACCAAGCTGGAGCTGCAAAAGCATATGGGAAGTTCTTAA
- a CDS encoding aldose 1-epimerase encodes MTQQHTAIGDLYYGIPAIRLKFGRYEAVALPGNGANLITFRDNETGYSFLREPDAESIEAFKQSPSVYGIPFLFPPNRYEDGKFLWNGVTYELPINEEATHNHLHGFLHTVRWEVEDYGSGEQGSYVVMNQHVREGHPMFRYLPFTFTMKLTYSLDEFGLHQRYVIHNEGDQPIPNLFAFHTAIRVPFVPDSSPEDYKIKVTIGERRELTDRLLATGQFQPLSPEEELMKTTGVSPYFASMDNHYTAAPQNGRNYMELTHSKTGATLVYDVGTAYKHWMIWNNKANKEFICPEPQMNMINAPNRPDLPAEDIGLIALAPGHIFETTSRLYCVTPNKTKS; translated from the coding sequence ATGACACAACAGCATACTGCAATTGGTGATCTTTATTATGGAATACCGGCGATTCGTCTTAAATTTGGACGATATGAAGCGGTTGCCCTGCCAGGAAACGGCGCAAATCTGATTACTTTTCGTGACAATGAGACGGGATATTCTTTTCTACGTGAGCCGGATGCTGAGAGCATAGAGGCTTTTAAGCAAAGCCCATCCGTTTACGGAATTCCTTTTTTGTTCCCTCCGAATCGGTATGAGGATGGAAAATTCCTGTGGAATGGTGTTACATATGAGCTGCCAATTAATGAAGAGGCTACCCATAACCATTTGCACGGCTTTTTACACACCGTTCGGTGGGAGGTTGAGGACTACGGTTCCGGGGAGCAAGGTAGTTATGTAGTAATGAATCAGCATGTAAGGGAAGGGCATCCTATGTTCCGTTATTTACCCTTCACCTTTACAATGAAGCTGACGTACAGCCTGGACGAATTTGGCCTGCATCAGCGTTATGTGATTCATAACGAGGGGGATCAGCCGATTCCCAACTTGTTTGCCTTTCACACAGCCATTCGGGTACCGTTTGTACCTGATAGCTCGCCTGAGGATTACAAGATTAAGGTTACGATCGGTGAGCGGCGTGAGCTGACAGATCGATTGTTGGCCACTGGGCAGTTCCAACCGTTATCCCCGGAAGAGGAATTGATGAAGACAACAGGAGTTAGCCCTTATTTTGCCTCTATGGATAATCATTATACGGCGGCTCCGCAAAATGGACGTAACTACATGGAACTCACACACAGTAAGACAGGTGCTACCCTTGTATACGATGTAGGCACTGCTTATAAGCATTGGATGATCTGGAACAACAAAGCGAACAAGGAATTTATCTGTCCTGAACCGCAAATGAACATGATCAATGCGCCGAATCGACCAGACTTGCCTGCGGAAGACATCGGGTTAATTGCACTGGCTCCGGGGCATATTTTTGAAACAACCAGCCGTCTGTATTGTGTTACTCCGAATAAAACGAAATCTTAA
- a CDS encoding MBL fold metallo-hydrolase yields the protein MANHLFTEGMTANEEAAPDLLSLRTLFVNVCFIGEPGSRSWVLVDTGMTGFTDSIIRLAEERFTGPPVAIVLTHGHFDHVGSVIELVQHWGTPVYAHPLELPYLTGMKDYQKPDPSVGGGLMSGISFLYPNDAIDLDDRITSLPKDGSIPGAPGWKWLHTPGHTPGHVSLFHEQRRLMVAGDAFITVKQESALAVLLQEKEIHGPPAYFTTDWQAAQRSVKMLAGLKPAIAVTGHGHFMQGTELTDQLERLAGNFEHMAVPKQGRYV from the coding sequence TTGGCAAATCATCTGTTCACCGAAGGAATGACGGCAAATGAAGAGGCTGCTCCCGATCTCCTGAGCTTACGGACGCTGTTTGTAAATGTGTGTTTTATCGGAGAGCCGGGAAGCCGATCCTGGGTGCTGGTGGATACGGGGATGACAGGATTCACAGACTCGATTATACGCCTGGCTGAGGAACGGTTTACGGGTCCTCCGGTTGCTATTGTGCTTACTCACGGTCATTTTGACCACGTAGGTTCGGTTATTGAGTTGGTACAGCATTGGGGTACGCCTGTCTATGCACACCCTTTGGAACTACCTTATTTGACGGGAATGAAAGATTATCAAAAACCTGACCCTAGTGTGGGGGGAGGTTTGATGTCGGGAATTTCCTTTTTGTACCCCAATGATGCTATAGATCTCGATGATCGCATCACCTCCTTGCCCAAAGATGGCAGTATCCCCGGCGCCCCTGGTTGGAAGTGGCTGCATACACCAGGACATACACCTGGTCATGTATCGCTTTTTCATGAGCAGAGACGCTTAATGGTGGCTGGTGACGCTTTTATCACGGTAAAGCAGGAATCGGCATTGGCTGTGCTTTTACAGGAAAAAGAAATCCACGGACCGCCTGCATATTTTACAACAGATTGGCAAGCTGCACAGCGGTCAGTGAAAATGTTAGCTGGTTTAAAGCCCGCAATTGCAGTTACAGGGCATGGACATTTCATGCAAGGTACCGAGCTGACCGATCAGTTGGAACGGCTGGCTGGGAATTTTGAACACATGGCAGTACCCAAACAGGGACGCTATGTGTAA
- a CDS encoding aminopeptidase, translated as MSDFQQKLQKYAELAVRVGANVQPGQTLIVHAPILSAELVRLIVKSAYTVGAKLVKVKWSDETVTRLQYELAPDETFNIAPKWYAAEMTEEVENGAAVLHVIAENPDLLQGIPSSRITAAQRVRSHELRQYREYQMADKFSWSLIAYPSAEWAAKVFPDLPASEQMDKLWEAIFSTVRVDLDNPVEAWNEHLKTLSSKADILNSKRYKKLHYLAPGTDLTIELAKDHLWVAAESINQQGHSFVANMPTEEVFTAPLKTGVNGKVSSTKPLSYSGNIIDNFSLTFENGRIVDVQAETGLETLQHLVEMDEGSHYLGEVALVPHKSPISDKNILFYNTLFDENASNHLAIGNAYAFNLKGGKDMTQEQLAANGLNSSLTHVDFMIGSGEMDINGVTEDGTEEPIFRKGNWAI; from the coding sequence ATGTCAGATTTTCAACAAAAATTGCAGAAATATGCGGAATTAGCCGTTCGAGTGGGCGCGAATGTCCAACCTGGGCAGACACTTATCGTTCATGCGCCAATCTTGTCCGCCGAACTCGTACGACTTATCGTTAAATCAGCGTATACTGTCGGAGCCAAGCTGGTAAAAGTAAAATGGAGTGATGAGACGGTTACCCGATTACAGTATGAACTAGCTCCTGATGAAACTTTTAATATTGCTCCCAAATGGTACGCAGCCGAAATGACTGAAGAAGTCGAAAATGGCGCTGCAGTACTCCATGTCATTGCCGAGAATCCTGATTTGCTTCAAGGAATTCCGTCCAGCAGAATTACCGCTGCCCAGCGTGTGCGATCACATGAATTACGGCAATACCGTGAATACCAAATGGCTGACAAGTTCAGCTGGTCTCTGATTGCTTATCCTTCAGCAGAATGGGCAGCCAAAGTGTTCCCTGATCTGCCAGCTTCCGAGCAAATGGATAAACTGTGGGAAGCCATTTTCAGCACTGTACGTGTGGATCTGGACAACCCTGTGGAGGCGTGGAATGAGCATTTGAAAACTCTTTCCAGCAAAGCTGATATTTTAAACTCCAAACGCTATAAAAAGCTGCATTATCTGGCTCCAGGTACAGACCTCACCATCGAACTTGCAAAAGACCATCTGTGGGTAGCAGCCGAAAGCATCAACCAACAGGGACATAGTTTTGTAGCCAACATGCCTACTGAAGAGGTATTTACTGCTCCACTTAAAACGGGAGTAAACGGTAAAGTCAGCAGCACCAAGCCACTCAGCTACAGTGGCAACATTATCGACAACTTCTCACTGACCTTTGAAAATGGACGTATTGTCGATGTACAGGCCGAAACCGGCTTGGAGACTCTCCAGCATCTCGTAGAAATGGACGAAGGTTCACACTACCTGGGCGAGGTTGCGCTCGTGCCTCACAAGTCACCGATCTCTGACAAAAATATTTTATTCTACAATACATTGTTTGATGAAAATGCCTCGAACCATCTGGCTATCGGTAATGCCTATGCATTCAACCTTAAAGGTGGTAAAGATATGACTCAAGAGCAGTTGGCTGCCAACGGTCTGAACTCCAGTCTGACTCACGTCGACTTTATGATTGGTTCAGGTGAAATGGACATTAACGGCGTTACCGAAGACGGTACTGAGGAACCGATCTTCCGTAAAGGAAATTGGGCGATCTAA